A genomic region of Arachis stenosperma cultivar V10309 chromosome 9, arast.V10309.gnm1.PFL2, whole genome shotgun sequence contains the following coding sequences:
- the LOC130951477 gene encoding plasmodesmata-located protein 2-like isoform X1, translating to MGFPRKTLFLLVFMVLFTNHYYSESASDYTTLVYKGCSKDTLTDPNGVYSQALSSLFGSLVAQSTKTKFFKATSGSGQSTMTGIFQCRGDLSTSDCYNCVSRLPVLSDKLCGKTIAARIQLLGCYMLYEVAGFSEQVSGMQMLFKACGATTRSNGGFEVKRDTAFSVMENGVVSGHGFYATSYQGLYVMGQCEGDVGDSDCGECVKNAVQKAEVECGSSTSAQVYLQKCFISYGYYPNGVPRGHSSSSSSASSSSSYSSSSSGFKHKTFHQGTKVHEIFTFLDLNFVTPFTKCHLCNLGLIIWPIDTTGRAKYREDSGYNIGRGSRGCILGYLLAIC from the exons ATGGGGTTTCCAAGAAAGACTCTCTTCCTCCTCGTGTTCATGGTCTTGTTCACAAACCACTACTACTCTGAATCGGCTTCAGACTACACAACCTTGGTCTACAAAGGTTGTTCCAAAGACACATTAACAGATCCAAATGGTGTTTACTCACAAGCACTCTCATCACTGTTTGGCTCATTAGTGGCccaatcaacaaaaacaaaGTTCTTTAAGGCCACAAGTGGGAGTGGCCAATCCACCATGACAGGAATCTTCCAATGCAGAGGTGATCTCTCAACCTCTGATTGCTACAACTGTGTCAGCAGGCTCCCTGTCCTCTCAGACAAGCTTTGTGGCAAGACCATTGCTGCAAGGATCCAGCTCCTAGGTTGTTACATGCTCTATGAGGTTGCTGGATTCTCAGAACAAGTCTCAGGGATGCAGATGCTGTTCAAGGCTTGTGGGGCAACAACAAGAAGCAATGGTGGGTTTGAGGTGAAGAGGGACACTGCATTCTCTGTTATGGAGAATGGTGTTGTGAGTGGCCATGGATTCTATGCTACTAGCTACCAGGGTTTGTATGTGATGGGTCAGTGTGAGGGTGATGTTGGTGATTCTGATTGTGGGGAGTGTGTGAAGAATGCTGTGCAGAAAGCTGAGGTTGAATGTGGAAGTTCTACTTCGGCACAGGTTTATTTGCAGAAATGCTTCATTAGTTATGGTTATTATCCTAATGGGGTTCCTAGGGgccattcttcttcttcttcttctgcatcatcatcatcttcttacTCCTCATCTTCCTCAG GCTTCAAACACAAAACCTTTCATCAAGGGACTAAAGTCCATGAAATTTTCACATTCCTAGATCTCAATTTTGTGACACCATTCACTAAATGTCATTTATGTAACCTTGGTTTGATTATTTGGCCAATTGATACAACTGGCAGGGCAAAATACCGGGAAGACAGTGGCTATAATATTGGGAGGGGCAGCAGGGGTTGCATTCTTGGTTATTTGCTTGCTATTTGCTAG
- the LOC130951477 gene encoding plasmodesmata-located protein 2-like isoform X2 produces MGFPRKTLFLLVFMVLFTNHYYSESASDYTTLVYKGCSKDTLTDPNGVYSQALSSLFGSLVAQSTKTKFFKATSGSGQSTMTGIFQCRGDLSTSDCYNCVSRLPVLSDKLCGKTIAARIQLLGCYMLYEVAGFSEQVSGMQMLFKACGATTRSNGGFEVKRDTAFSVMENGVVSGHGFYATSYQGLYVMGQCEGDVGDSDCGECVKNAVQKAEVECGSSTSAQVYLQKCFISYGYYPNGVPRGHSSSSSSASSSSSYSSSSSGQNTGKTVAIILGGAAGVAFLVICLLFARSLMKKHDDH; encoded by the exons ATGGGGTTTCCAAGAAAGACTCTCTTCCTCCTCGTGTTCATGGTCTTGTTCACAAACCACTACTACTCTGAATCGGCTTCAGACTACACAACCTTGGTCTACAAAGGTTGTTCCAAAGACACATTAACAGATCCAAATGGTGTTTACTCACAAGCACTCTCATCACTGTTTGGCTCATTAGTGGCccaatcaacaaaaacaaaGTTCTTTAAGGCCACAAGTGGGAGTGGCCAATCCACCATGACAGGAATCTTCCAATGCAGAGGTGATCTCTCAACCTCTGATTGCTACAACTGTGTCAGCAGGCTCCCTGTCCTCTCAGACAAGCTTTGTGGCAAGACCATTGCTGCAAGGATCCAGCTCCTAGGTTGTTACATGCTCTATGAGGTTGCTGGATTCTCAGAACAAGTCTCAGGGATGCAGATGCTGTTCAAGGCTTGTGGGGCAACAACAAGAAGCAATGGTGGGTTTGAGGTGAAGAGGGACACTGCATTCTCTGTTATGGAGAATGGTGTTGTGAGTGGCCATGGATTCTATGCTACTAGCTACCAGGGTTTGTATGTGATGGGTCAGTGTGAGGGTGATGTTGGTGATTCTGATTGTGGGGAGTGTGTGAAGAATGCTGTGCAGAAAGCTGAGGTTGAATGTGGAAGTTCTACTTCGGCACAGGTTTATTTGCAGAAATGCTTCATTAGTTATGGTTATTATCCTAATGGGGTTCCTAGGGgccattcttcttcttcttcttctgcatcatcatcatcttcttacTCCTCATCTTCCTCAG GGCAAAATACCGGGAAGACAGTGGCTATAATATTGGGAGGGGCAGCAGGGGTTGCATTCTTGGTTATTTGCTTGCTATTTGCTAGGAGTTTGATGAAGAAACATGATG ATCATTGA